The Anolis carolinensis isolate JA03-04 chromosome 2, rAnoCar3.1.pri, whole genome shotgun sequence genome has a window encoding:
- the LOC100564439 gene encoding neuropeptide Y receptor type 2 isoform X2, with protein sequence MGLLDQANNTIIVDERILDKKLFGWHTKSLVTASEGLQGSNDAMMDSTKILGVQVILIAAYSLIILLGFIGNSLVIYMIVKYKTMRTVTNFFIANLALADLMVDTLCLPFTLAYTLLDEWKFGAVLCHLVSYAQALSVHVSTLTLTVIALDRYRCIVFHLDSRISKKISFTIIAITWLVAAVLASPLAIFREYRFEEIPTINLRIAVCSEKWPSESRDATIYSLSMLLLQYVLPLSIICYAYIRIWFKLRSHISPTARNDSHCRRRKTTKMLVMVVVVFAVSWLPFHVFQLAIDLDLVLNFHDYKLLYTVFHVVAMCSTFANPLLYGWMNKNYRNGFLMFFRCQNKPERLYTEGSIRGRSYTFRATTLNGSIKHSTGNGQLPTQV encoded by the coding sequence ATGGGGCTGCTTGATCAAGCCAACAACACCATCATTGTGGATGAGCGTATCTTGGATAAAAAGTTATTTGGCTGGCACACAAAGAGCCTTGTCACTGCAAGTGAGGGACTCCAAGGATCCAATGATGCTATGATGGACAGCACCAAAATCTTGGGTGTCCAGGTCATACTGATAGCTGCCTACTCCTTAATCATTCTTCTGGGATTCATTGGTAATTCCTTGGTCATCTACATGATCGTGAAATACAAAACTATGAGGACCGTAACTAACTTTTTCATAGCTAACCTAGCGCTGGCGGATTTAATGGTGGACACACTTTGCTTGCCCTTCACCCTGGCCTACACTCTTTTGGATGAATGGAAGTTTGGGGCTGTGCTTTGTCATTTGGTGTCCTATGCTCAAGCTTTAAGTGTTCATGTCTCCACCCTAACCTTAACTGTTATTGCTCTGGACAGGTATAGATGCATTGTTTTCCACTTAGACAGCAGGATTTCCAAGAAGATCAGCTTCACCATCATAGCTATTACTTGGCTGGTTGCTGCCGTTCTAGCCAGTCCACTTGCCATCTTTCGAGAGTATAGATTTGAAGAAATCCCAACCATCAATCTCAGAATAGCTGTCTGCTCAGAGAAATGGCCTTCTGAAAGCAGGGATGCCACCATATACAGCTTGTCCATGCTcctcttgcagtatgttctcccactttccatcATCTGCTATGCTTACATCAGGATATGGTTCAAGCTCAGAAGCCACATAAGTCCCACTGCTAGGAATGACAGTCACTGCCGCAGGAGAAAGACCACAAAAATGCTAGTCATGGTGGTAGTAGTGTTTGCAGTCTCTTGGCTCCCTTTCCACGTGTTTCAGCTTGCTATTGACTTAGATCTGGTGCTCAACTTCCATGACTATAAACTCCTTTACACAGTGTTTCATGTTGTGGCTATGTGTTCCACCTTTGCTAACCCTTTACTCTATGGCTGGATGAACAAAAACTACCGGAATGGGTTCCTCATGTTTTTCCGCTGTCAAAACAAACCAGAGAGACTGTATACTGAAGGATCCATCAGAGGTCGGTCCTACACGTTCAGAGCCACCACCTTGAATGGGAGCATCAAGCACTCAACAGGCAATGGACAGCTACCAACACAGGTTTAA
- the LOC100564439 gene encoding neuropeptide Y receptor type 2 isoform X1, producing MRKLQTITLNTKETAQEDMGLLDQANNTIIVDERILDKKLFGWHTKSLVTASEGLQGSNDAMMDSTKILGVQVILIAAYSLIILLGFIGNSLVIYMIVKYKTMRTVTNFFIANLALADLMVDTLCLPFTLAYTLLDEWKFGAVLCHLVSYAQALSVHVSTLTLTVIALDRYRCIVFHLDSRISKKISFTIIAITWLVAAVLASPLAIFREYRFEEIPTINLRIAVCSEKWPSESRDATIYSLSMLLLQYVLPLSIICYAYIRIWFKLRSHISPTARNDSHCRRRKTTKMLVMVVVVFAVSWLPFHVFQLAIDLDLVLNFHDYKLLYTVFHVVAMCSTFANPLLYGWMNKNYRNGFLMFFRCQNKPERLYTEGSIRGRSYTFRATTLNGSIKHSTGNGQLPTQV from the coding sequence AGAAAGTTGCAAACCATCACCCTGAATACAAAAGAAACAGCACAAGAAGACATGGGGCTGCTTGATCAAGCCAACAACACCATCATTGTGGATGAGCGTATCTTGGATAAAAAGTTATTTGGCTGGCACACAAAGAGCCTTGTCACTGCAAGTGAGGGACTCCAAGGATCCAATGATGCTATGATGGACAGCACCAAAATCTTGGGTGTCCAGGTCATACTGATAGCTGCCTACTCCTTAATCATTCTTCTGGGATTCATTGGTAATTCCTTGGTCATCTACATGATCGTGAAATACAAAACTATGAGGACCGTAACTAACTTTTTCATAGCTAACCTAGCGCTGGCGGATTTAATGGTGGACACACTTTGCTTGCCCTTCACCCTGGCCTACACTCTTTTGGATGAATGGAAGTTTGGGGCTGTGCTTTGTCATTTGGTGTCCTATGCTCAAGCTTTAAGTGTTCATGTCTCCACCCTAACCTTAACTGTTATTGCTCTGGACAGGTATAGATGCATTGTTTTCCACTTAGACAGCAGGATTTCCAAGAAGATCAGCTTCACCATCATAGCTATTACTTGGCTGGTTGCTGCCGTTCTAGCCAGTCCACTTGCCATCTTTCGAGAGTATAGATTTGAAGAAATCCCAACCATCAATCTCAGAATAGCTGTCTGCTCAGAGAAATGGCCTTCTGAAAGCAGGGATGCCACCATATACAGCTTGTCCATGCTcctcttgcagtatgttctcccactttccatcATCTGCTATGCTTACATCAGGATATGGTTCAAGCTCAGAAGCCACATAAGTCCCACTGCTAGGAATGACAGTCACTGCCGCAGGAGAAAGACCACAAAAATGCTAGTCATGGTGGTAGTAGTGTTTGCAGTCTCTTGGCTCCCTTTCCACGTGTTTCAGCTTGCTATTGACTTAGATCTGGTGCTCAACTTCCATGACTATAAACTCCTTTACACAGTGTTTCATGTTGTGGCTATGTGTTCCACCTTTGCTAACCCTTTACTCTATGGCTGGATGAACAAAAACTACCGGAATGGGTTCCTCATGTTTTTCCGCTGTCAAAACAAACCAGAGAGACTGTATACTGAAGGATCCATCAGAGGTCGGTCCTACACGTTCAGAGCCACCACCTTGAATGGGAGCATCAAGCACTCAACAGGCAATGGACAGCTACCAACACAGGTTTAA